In Stomatohabitans albus, one genomic interval encodes:
- the csb2 gene encoding type I-U CRISPR-associated protein Csb2 produces the protein MRFGIRVDFLTRRYIATDAFNRTGHEWPAHPSRLFSACVAALHDDDEVNLAEAEALRWLSTLGAPKIVASEASARAVVTHFVPTNDATVMSASQLVTKYNKIGDATQALAMATTGAKKASALKKIGAARDVTKLIAWDEKIGKNPKVDLLPEERNKQARNYPSVTPKEPVQWFIWDGVEEHDVLQYQGALNQVLARVTRLGHSSSFVAVSIGQCAQTPNWVPDKQGGHVLRTFEAGQLERLEQAFVLRSIHATQRDDATSQFNDVDPRIMPHTLTAYYHGEPNLLTPAVSTEAGEWMAFEYVEGKRFSVKKTWDVCRAFRNALLAHAPNPRSPYLSGHEADGSPTSKPHIKIIAPAFVQFRHATGAGMGVVLILPEPDDQQDRLNVYQAIGAWEQANDDSQELGTVRLFSSGGDRTVFKRNPTSRVKTLQLDTWRKPSSIWVTTTPIVLDRNPKHFGHASASKHDAAATKAIDSIVRACRDQGLPEPVSVQVQRQPFFSESYDCKRFDPIEIGGRRRFLIHARIQFKEPVQGPLVLGAGRFFGMGLCAPEVGR, from the coding sequence ATGCGTTTCGGCATCCGCGTCGATTTCCTGACTCGGCGCTATATCGCAACTGATGCCTTTAACCGTACCGGCCACGAGTGGCCAGCCCATCCCAGCCGTTTATTCAGTGCCTGTGTAGCAGCCCTTCATGACGATGACGAGGTAAATCTGGCTGAAGCAGAGGCTCTCCGTTGGCTATCCACACTGGGTGCGCCCAAGATTGTTGCCTCCGAGGCCAGCGCACGAGCTGTCGTAACTCACTTTGTACCAACGAATGATGCGACGGTGATGAGTGCTTCCCAACTGGTCACGAAGTACAACAAAATTGGCGATGCTACACAAGCGTTAGCCATGGCCACAACTGGGGCTAAGAAGGCATCAGCACTCAAGAAAATTGGAGCAGCACGTGACGTAACCAAGCTTATTGCATGGGATGAGAAGATTGGCAAGAATCCCAAAGTTGACCTGCTTCCTGAAGAACGCAACAAGCAGGCACGGAATTATCCGTCGGTTACCCCCAAAGAACCGGTGCAGTGGTTTATTTGGGATGGGGTTGAGGAACATGATGTGCTGCAGTACCAAGGGGCACTAAACCAAGTGTTGGCCCGGGTAACTCGGCTTGGCCATTCATCAAGTTTTGTTGCGGTCTCTATTGGTCAGTGTGCACAAACCCCCAACTGGGTTCCTGATAAACAGGGCGGGCATGTGCTTCGGACATTTGAAGCTGGGCAGCTAGAGCGGCTGGAACAAGCATTCGTACTTCGGTCTATCCATGCTACGCAGCGGGACGATGCGACTTCTCAATTTAATGATGTTGACCCACGTATCATGCCCCACACACTAACCGCTTATTACCACGGTGAACCCAACCTGCTCACCCCTGCCGTTTCAACTGAAGCTGGGGAGTGGATGGCGTTTGAATATGTTGAGGGAAAGCGTTTTTCTGTTAAAAAGACTTGGGATGTATGTCGGGCATTTCGAAATGCACTGTTAGCTCACGCCCCTAATCCACGGTCCCCGTACCTCTCAGGGCACGAAGCAGATGGCTCCCCAACAAGCAAACCGCACATCAAAATCATCGCTCCCGCATTCGTGCAGTTCCGCCATGCAACAGGGGCTGGCATGGGCGTTGTGTTAATACTTCCAGAACCAGACGATCAACAAGATCGACTCAATGTGTATCAAGCAATTGGTGCCTGGGAACAAGCAAATGATGACAGTCAAGAACTGGGAACCGTGAGATTGTTTTCCTCGGGCGGCGATAGAACGGTTTTCAAGCGCAATCCCACGTCACGGGTAAAAACACTACAACTGGATACCTGGCGCAAACCATCATCGATATGGGTAACGACTACCCCCATTGTGCTTGATCGAAACCCCAAACACTTTGGTCATGCGAGTGCAAGCAAACACGATGCTGCGGCAACGAAGGCTATTGATTCCATTGTGCGAGCTTGCCGAGATCAGGGGTTACCTGAGCCAGTTTCAGTTCAGGTTCAACGCCAACCATTTTTCAGTGAAAGTTATGACTGCAAACGGTTTGACCCTATTGAAATCGGTGGGCGCCGGCGGTTTCTTATTCATGCACGAATTCAATTTAAAGAACCTGTACAAGGCCCTCTTGTGCTTGGTGCTGGGCGCTTCTTTGGTATGGGATTGTGTGCTCCGGAGGTAGGACGATGA
- the cas7u gene encoding type I-U CRISPR-associated RAMP protein Csb1/Cas7u, which translates to MDIKELTEAVAGAGTAFRVSAVMQPVGGAGTPVYPATYAVPDNARTRYAVEGPILDEGETERTANHWETALLMSVAQGARGLQYAVQDKIDAGEVSIPLMEIDFTSVEDGEGKADLADLGALSTLGLPHRVYDAAIRDSLLDGTLFRLSDIGRAITEARPGDATALYQYAPTVLLFGGWDSTGPKGGLGSKFERAIYSEIVAHDIRLGVKVGSRIDPLEIEKVENVVYKLDKGDEEWVLKADAGGAKGKAVRPSEINHGNVTPSIDKQAGGIVMDHATHTCVLSLGTLRKLRFATYPDGTAVPREKRKAVNDAVRTVIAALGLVAITSRMEGDFALRSRCDLINEGAWTLELIGKHAQDISVVSLTANDAITLLNQAVAQAASLGMTWESDPIVLYPADKLVGLIRASREKLMAENPTDGGEG; encoded by the coding sequence ATGGATATCAAAGAATTGACTGAAGCAGTTGCAGGTGCTGGAACTGCTTTTCGTGTATCAGCGGTGATGCAGCCAGTTGGTGGGGCAGGCACACCCGTTTATCCGGCTACCTATGCCGTGCCTGACAATGCGCGAACTCGTTACGCTGTCGAAGGACCAATCCTTGACGAAGGGGAAACTGAGCGGACGGCAAACCACTGGGAAACGGCTCTACTAATGAGTGTTGCCCAAGGTGCGCGCGGTTTGCAGTATGCGGTCCAGGACAAGATCGATGCTGGTGAAGTCTCTATTCCACTTATGGAGATTGACTTTACGAGTGTCGAGGATGGCGAGGGGAAAGCTGATTTAGCTGATCTTGGTGCCTTGTCAACATTGGGTCTTCCGCACCGTGTTTATGATGCCGCAATTCGCGATTCCTTGTTAGATGGCACACTGTTCCGGTTGTCAGATATTGGTCGGGCCATCACGGAAGCACGGCCTGGTGACGCCACAGCCCTCTATCAATATGCACCCACGGTATTGCTCTTTGGTGGTTGGGATTCCACTGGGCCAAAAGGTGGGTTGGGTAGCAAGTTTGAGCGGGCTATTTACTCAGAGATTGTGGCCCACGATATTCGCCTTGGCGTGAAGGTCGGGAGTCGTATTGATCCGTTAGAAATAGAAAAGGTCGAGAATGTCGTCTACAAACTCGACAAAGGAGATGAAGAGTGGGTACTCAAGGCTGACGCAGGCGGTGCAAAAGGCAAGGCCGTGCGACCGAGTGAGATTAACCACGGCAATGTGACACCGAGCATCGATAAGCAGGCCGGTGGCATTGTTATGGATCACGCGACGCACACCTGTGTGTTGTCCCTTGGCACATTACGAAAATTGCGTTTTGCGACCTATCCAGACGGCACTGCTGTACCCCGCGAGAAGCGTAAAGCAGTGAACGATGCGGTACGCACCGTTATTGCTGCGCTTGGGTTAGTTGCCATCACCTCACGTATGGAAGGCGATTTCGCGCTACGTTCTCGTTGTGACCTGATTAATGAGGGCGCCTGGACTTTAGAACTCATTGGCAAACATGCTCAAGACATCAGTGTTGTTTCACTCACTGCCAATGATGCAATCACCTTATTGAACCAGGCTGTTGCTCAAGCTGCATCGTTGGGTATGACCTGGGAGAGCGACCCAATCGTGTTGTATCCTGCTGACAAGCTTGTTGGACTTATCCGTGCCAGCCGTGAAAAGTTAATGGCTGAAAACCCCACAGATGGTGGTGAGGGTTAA
- the cas1 gene encoding CRISPR-associated endonuclease Cas1: protein MNPVPDLVPARMVSEFVYCKRSFYLEWVLGQFQENHEVAEGTALHRKVNAVKGSVPATSEEKPFKATSVQLSSPELGLVAKLDVLEGDGSFSIPIEFKRGAPQLGDDPVWLKDKVQVLIQALLLREAGHKCSTAYVWYDKVKRRVSVPITKEAIDWALAQVADLKKVAASHKIPKPLIDSPKCRRCSLVEMCIPDETNALDGKSAQPPRRMVATDPASRALYITTQGTYIGLSNGVVELREDRVTQEKVRLLDVSEINLYGRIEVSSTLIGACLERNIPILWFSSGGWFKGYASGAMSGNVDLRRRQVLASITGALDYAKTMIAGKIANCRTLLRRNAKIDVEPTLTELTRALARVKRCKDKQSLLGVEGIAAKAYFSAFDAMLKAEMGFTLEGRNKRPPTDPVNAMLSFLYAALAKEMTVSLLSVGFDPYQGLLHEPRFNRAALALDMMEEFRPLVVDSTVVKLVNTGVATPDKFQYRGDGCIMKPGMKKDLLRAYERRLDETIIHPVFKYRTEYRRALRLQCRLLAGVMMEDIAKYVAFTTR from the coding sequence ATGAACCCTGTCCCAGACCTTGTTCCAGCTCGAATGGTCAGTGAGTTTGTCTATTGCAAACGTTCTTTCTATTTAGAATGGGTTCTGGGACAGTTTCAAGAGAATCACGAGGTAGCTGAGGGAACTGCCCTTCACCGTAAGGTCAACGCTGTGAAGGGTTCGGTTCCTGCTACAAGCGAAGAAAAGCCATTTAAAGCAACCTCAGTGCAGTTATCCTCGCCAGAATTAGGTCTGGTGGCCAAGCTTGATGTGCTTGAAGGTGATGGTTCATTTTCGATCCCTATTGAGTTTAAACGTGGTGCTCCACAGCTAGGTGATGACCCAGTTTGGCTTAAAGATAAGGTTCAGGTCCTCATCCAGGCCTTGTTATTAAGAGAAGCAGGACATAAATGTTCAACTGCCTATGTTTGGTATGACAAGGTTAAGCGGCGTGTTAGTGTGCCAATAACAAAAGAAGCAATCGATTGGGCTTTAGCCCAAGTTGCAGACTTGAAAAAGGTTGCTGCGTCTCACAAGATTCCTAAACCCTTGATTGATAGTCCAAAGTGTCGGCGTTGCTCGCTTGTAGAAATGTGTATTCCTGATGAGACAAATGCCCTCGATGGAAAGAGTGCTCAACCCCCTCGGCGGATGGTTGCAACTGATCCAGCTTCACGAGCACTTTATATAACCACACAGGGTACGTATATTGGTCTTTCAAATGGTGTTGTAGAGCTGAGGGAGGATCGTGTCACCCAAGAAAAGGTGCGTCTTCTTGATGTGAGTGAAATTAATTTGTATGGACGCATTGAAGTTAGCTCAACACTTATTGGGGCGTGTCTTGAGCGGAACATCCCGATCTTATGGTTTTCAAGTGGCGGGTGGTTTAAAGGGTACGCGTCTGGGGCGATGAGTGGAAATGTTGACTTGCGTCGTCGTCAGGTGTTGGCATCAATCACTGGTGCGTTGGATTATGCAAAAACAATGATTGCGGGCAAGATTGCGAACTGCCGAACGCTTCTTCGAAGAAACGCCAAGATTGATGTAGAACCCACACTGACAGAACTGACCCGAGCGTTGGCAAGAGTTAAACGCTGCAAAGATAAGCAGTCACTCCTTGGTGTTGAAGGCATTGCTGCTAAAGCCTATTTCTCAGCTTTCGATGCCATGCTTAAAGCTGAGATGGGTTTCACATTAGAAGGGCGCAATAAACGACCGCCAACAGACCCTGTGAATGCAATGTTGTCGTTCTTGTATGCAGCGCTTGCTAAAGAGATGACAGTTTCATTGCTCAGCGTTGGATTCGACCCTTATCAGGGGTTACTGCACGAACCAAGGTTTAATCGGGCTGCATTGGCACTAGACATGATGGAAGAATTCAGGCCGTTAGTGGTTGACTCCACGGTCGTCAAGCTTGTCAACACTGGCGTGGCCACACCTGACAAGTTTCAATACCGAGGTGACGGCTGCATCATGAAACCTGGTATGAAAAAAGATTTGTTGCGCGCATATGAACGTCGTCTTGATGAAACAATCATTCACCCAGTTTTTAAGTACCGGACTGAGTACAGGAGAGCACTGCGCTTACAGTGCCGGTTGCTGGCTGGGGTGATGATGGAAGACATTGCCAAGTACGTGGCGTTTACCACGAGGTAA
- a CDS encoding SDR family NAD(P)-dependent oxidoreductase produces MTKNWTPSHIPDLTGQTWLITGATNGIGLETANMASHRGAHLILAARNVERATRVANRLGNAEVIHLDLDSLQSVQTAAEQVPKVDVLINNAGLTTNRRETTNDGFERQWGVNFLGPFHFTNLILNKVQRRIVVLGSVAHQWGELDLEDPNFEHRPWTKRAAYAQSKLADMLWGYELSKRLRASNHPSDVQIAHPGWAITNLGVPAVSQPMMERIANLLAPVVGQNAKYGALPTLYAATQPLPTGSYIGPNGPFQTRGFPTRVKRTATATNDDLAEQLWAYAEQAITSATE; encoded by the coding sequence ATGACTAAGAATTGGACCCCATCACATATACCAGATCTAACCGGCCAAACCTGGCTGATCACTGGCGCAACAAACGGCATCGGACTCGAAACCGCCAATATGGCAAGCCATCGTGGTGCCCACCTGATTTTGGCGGCTCGTAACGTTGAACGTGCCACGCGCGTTGCGAACAGGCTTGGCAATGCAGAGGTTATTCATCTTGACCTTGACAGCTTGCAAAGCGTCCAAACTGCTGCTGAACAGGTTCCTAAAGTGGACGTGCTGATCAACAATGCCGGCCTCACCACGAATCGGCGCGAAACCACGAACGACGGGTTTGAACGTCAGTGGGGCGTCAATTTCTTGGGCCCATTCCATTTCACCAATCTCATTCTCAACAAAGTCCAACGCCGTATCGTGGTCTTAGGGTCAGTTGCCCACCAATGGGGTGAACTCGACCTAGAAGACCCAAATTTTGAACACCGCCCTTGGACAAAACGTGCTGCCTATGCCCAGTCAAAACTTGCAGACATGCTTTGGGGCTACGAACTATCCAAACGGCTCAGAGCATCCAACCACCCCAGTGATGTCCAAATCGCTCACCCGGGGTGGGCGATTACGAACCTCGGTGTCCCCGCTGTTAGTCAGCCAATGATGGAGCGCATAGCTAATCTCTTGGCACCAGTAGTCGGTCAGAATGCCAAATATGGCGCATTACCAACGCTGTATGCGGCAACTCAACCGCTCCCAACGGGCAGCTATATCGGCCCCAACGGACCGTTCCAAACACGCGGCTTCCCCACTCGCGTCAAACGAACCGCCACAGCAACAAATGACGACCTAGCTGAACAGTTGTGGGCATACGCCGAACAAGCCATCACCAGCGCGACCGAATAG
- a CDS encoding XRE family transcriptional regulator — MEWIPGTRLKSLRDQHLLKQRDMAERLDVSQAFISAVETGAKGLPREIAQRLIDEFGLPDSFFSHEIPEIEHVNFRMAPEVTTTERNLVQAIFNEAQVLAQSLLDRVDYPMFVEPTTAGKPEDAARDVRHFLGFGDSDPIPSMTQAAERLGVGVIHQLIGKDRRISLELMTDGLCAQHQTRPLIVSVKAQPTDRLRFTIAHEVAHLVMDQHVARKRGPKQIEKEAHEFAAALLLPLKVAKACINEQTTIEDLLVIKREYGISVQASIHRAKNCGVISVARHRELLKELEARGWSRQEPDEPQAESPRLLGMAAGRAFGLGAYDYLVNTYGIKEERLRHWLGDIEGLGLGAPLPERVAA, encoded by the coding sequence ATGGAATGGATACCTGGAACCCGTTTGAAGTCGTTGCGTGACCAACATTTACTTAAACAGCGGGATATGGCTGAGCGATTAGATGTGTCGCAGGCATTCATTTCAGCGGTTGAAACAGGAGCCAAAGGGTTGCCGCGTGAGATTGCTCAACGGCTCATTGACGAGTTTGGGTTGCCTGATTCGTTTTTTTCCCATGAGATTCCAGAGATTGAACATGTGAACTTCCGGATGGCGCCAGAAGTAACTACCACTGAACGGAACTTAGTTCAGGCCATCTTTAATGAGGCACAGGTGTTAGCTCAGTCACTATTAGACCGCGTGGACTATCCAATGTTCGTTGAGCCAACAACGGCCGGGAAGCCGGAAGATGCAGCGCGAGATGTGCGGCATTTTTTGGGGTTTGGTGATTCTGACCCTATTCCAAGTATGACCCAGGCAGCAGAACGACTGGGTGTGGGCGTTATTCACCAACTCATCGGTAAAGACCGGCGGATTTCATTGGAATTGATGACGGATGGGTTGTGTGCGCAGCACCAGACACGACCCTTGATCGTGAGCGTAAAAGCACAGCCGACAGATCGCTTGCGGTTCACCATTGCGCACGAGGTTGCGCACCTTGTGATGGACCAACATGTTGCGCGTAAGCGTGGCCCTAAGCAGATCGAAAAAGAGGCGCACGAGTTTGCTGCCGCGTTGCTCTTGCCGTTGAAGGTTGCTAAGGCGTGCATCAACGAACAGACCACCATCGAAGATCTTCTCGTTATTAAGCGTGAATACGGTATCTCTGTACAAGCCAGTATTCACCGCGCCAAGAACTGCGGTGTTATCAGTGTGGCGCGTCATCGTGAACTTCTTAAGGAGCTTGAGGCAAGGGGGTGGAGTCGTCAGGAACCCGATGAACCCCAGGCAGAATCACCGCGACTTCTTGGCATGGCAGCGGGGCGTGCCTTTGGTCTGGGTGCCTACGATTATCTTGTTAATACATACGGCATTAAAGAGGAACGTTTGCGTCACTGGCTAGGCGATATTGAAGGGCTTGGGCTTGGTGCACCGTTACCTGAGCGGGTGGCCGCTTAG
- the cas3u gene encoding type I-U CRISPR-associated helicase/endonuclease Cas3 yields MTQFSGQDFAMWFQSIHGFEPYPWQQRLVEQILQNQREHPGINAGWPMVLDLPTGSGKTSAIDIALYTQAADMHQAPRRIVYVVDRRAIVSQTMGHVKALQNALLNPSDDIQRRVAEALRSRMANASPNRVPLEVAELRGGIPLDDTWASQPDIPAVLISTVDQVGSRVLFRGYGVSPKMRPIHAGLLGNDCLWLLDEVHLSKPFAKMLGELKAMQNACIKDGLPIRNGIVQMSATPVDLEAQSSFKLEEMEDIESCPRLKDRVRAVKYASLKLLALQGAKRPEEALIARIPAEAKRISGNVIGVIVNRVETAVRLGQEIKTNEPNADVITLTGRMRPLDRETIWAHIKEIAGAGRDRNEMDRRVYVVSTQTIEAGADLDFDGMVTEIASMDALIQRAGRVDRRGELSARGNPAEILIVAHKKQTSEKNVDPVYGLTLAKTWNLLEGLHGKDQFDMGPASQELGTPEERLVCSAPDVQTTRLSPSHIDALSQTFPEPATQPEVAYHLHGVQEPRPEVTVIWRGEIPLRYASPGKGRTDDGQPLEWLRTDQLEALIDQLLACPPRSSEAIALPIPAFRFWASSRNRTNLQAEHPYEPQLIDVADVDRFDAKDEGDQMPHHVVWVLRWRGVDSEWIPIKDVRNGDVVIVPLEWGGISEGNWDPTSTDTVTDLGEIAQFQRAKDYPGVAPTIRFHERFGYPTSIKPPSASSDNARISKAEKEGALVALQRLLERWNQSEAPEGTYYTINSSVELVDLVPQEFVDGKTGTFYVAVGKPLTTQDQKGGYVFETDGSDAASSLIGVPLSLNEHSDDVAAMAERYAHSLGIESLAESLRLAGSFHDIGKADSRFQTVLYGGDVIAAAMAADGVLAKSVETPKSGAQIAAIYEQSGYVRGTRHELMSLALLEHAQSFETRPDADLVKHLVATHHGYCRSIPPRQDDPKPVDVHVSREGYDMEASSAHGLDAVSSGVTDRFWAMTERFGWYGLAWLEAVLRLADHHESARQSAVRSGTKRR; encoded by the coding sequence ATGACACAGTTTTCAGGGCAGGACTTTGCTATGTGGTTCCAGTCGATCCACGGATTTGAGCCATACCCTTGGCAACAGCGTCTTGTTGAGCAGATCCTTCAAAACCAAAGAGAGCATCCTGGGATAAATGCAGGGTGGCCAATGGTGTTGGACCTGCCGACTGGATCGGGGAAAACGAGCGCCATTGACATTGCGCTTTATACCCAAGCGGCCGATATGCATCAGGCACCCCGGCGGATTGTGTATGTGGTTGATCGTCGTGCAATTGTGAGTCAAACGATGGGTCACGTCAAGGCACTTCAAAATGCGCTGTTAAACCCATCGGATGATATCCAACGCCGAGTGGCTGAGGCTCTTCGTTCGCGGATGGCGAATGCTTCCCCCAATCGGGTGCCGCTTGAAGTAGCGGAGCTTCGTGGCGGTATCCCATTGGATGATACGTGGGCGAGTCAACCTGATATCCCTGCCGTACTTATCAGCACGGTCGACCAAGTAGGTTCCAGAGTGCTTTTCCGCGGGTATGGGGTTAGCCCCAAAATGCGCCCTATTCATGCGGGCTTATTGGGCAATGACTGTTTGTGGCTGCTTGACGAGGTGCACTTGAGTAAGCCTTTTGCGAAGATGCTTGGCGAATTGAAAGCTATGCAAAATGCCTGCATCAAAGATGGTTTACCTATTCGTAACGGCATCGTACAAATGTCGGCTACCCCAGTTGACCTTGAGGCACAGTCTTCTTTCAAACTTGAAGAAATGGAAGATATTGAATCTTGCCCAAGGCTCAAGGATCGAGTCCGAGCGGTCAAATATGCATCTTTAAAGTTGCTCGCACTCCAAGGGGCAAAACGCCCCGAAGAGGCATTAATCGCACGTATTCCCGCCGAAGCTAAACGGATTTCGGGTAATGTTATTGGTGTCATTGTTAATCGCGTGGAAACGGCAGTCCGTCTAGGCCAAGAGATCAAGACAAACGAACCCAATGCCGATGTTATTACGCTTACAGGGCGTATGCGGCCGCTTGATCGAGAAACCATTTGGGCGCACATCAAGGAGATAGCCGGTGCGGGGCGTGACCGTAATGAGATGGATCGGCGTGTGTATGTGGTTTCTACGCAAACGATTGAAGCTGGCGCCGATCTCGACTTTGACGGGATGGTCACCGAGATTGCATCGATGGATGCACTCATTCAGCGCGCTGGTCGTGTTGATCGCCGGGGTGAGTTAAGTGCGCGTGGCAATCCAGCTGAGATTCTCATTGTTGCGCATAAAAAGCAGACATCCGAAAAGAACGTTGATCCGGTATATGGTCTAACGCTGGCTAAAACTTGGAACCTGCTTGAAGGCCTTCATGGCAAAGACCAGTTTGACATGGGGCCAGCTTCTCAAGAACTCGGTACTCCTGAGGAGCGTTTAGTTTGTTCAGCGCCTGATGTTCAAACGACGCGACTGTCTCCAAGTCATATTGATGCATTGAGCCAAACATTCCCTGAACCGGCCACACAACCGGAGGTTGCCTATCATTTGCACGGCGTTCAGGAACCACGCCCAGAAGTAACGGTCATTTGGCGTGGAGAAATCCCGCTTCGATACGCCAGCCCAGGGAAAGGACGTACCGATGATGGGCAACCGTTAGAATGGTTGCGAACTGACCAGCTTGAGGCACTGATTGACCAATTGTTGGCCTGTCCACCTCGTTCAAGTGAAGCAATCGCACTGCCAATACCGGCATTTAGGTTCTGGGCCAGTTCTCGGAACAGAACAAACCTTCAAGCTGAACATCCATACGAACCTCAACTTATCGATGTAGCCGATGTTGACCGTTTTGACGCGAAAGATGAGGGCGATCAGATGCCTCATCATGTCGTTTGGGTGCTGCGGTGGAGGGGTGTTGATTCAGAATGGATTCCTATTAAAGATGTCCGCAACGGTGATGTCGTCATTGTGCCTCTGGAATGGGGTGGTATTTCGGAAGGCAACTGGGACCCGACTTCTACTGATACGGTCACTGACCTTGGTGAGATAGCCCAATTCCAACGGGCTAAGGATTACCCGGGTGTAGCACCAACAATTCGATTCCATGAACGTTTCGGGTATCCAACATCAATCAAGCCACCCTCTGCGTCATCGGATAATGCTCGTATCTCGAAGGCTGAAAAAGAGGGTGCGCTAGTGGCATTACAACGTTTGCTGGAGCGTTGGAATCAATCTGAAGCCCCGGAAGGTACGTATTACACCATCAACTCCAGCGTGGAACTGGTGGACCTCGTGCCTCAAGAGTTCGTTGACGGCAAAACAGGCACGTTCTATGTGGCTGTTGGTAAGCCCTTAACTACTCAAGACCAAAAAGGCGGGTATGTCTTTGAAACGGATGGTTCTGACGCTGCTTCAAGTCTGATTGGTGTACCACTTAGCCTTAACGAACATAGTGATGATGTTGCTGCTATGGCTGAACGATACGCCCATTCGCTAGGGATTGAATCACTTGCCGAGTCCCTTCGGTTGGCAGGGTCGTTTCACGATATTGGCAAAGCCGATAGTCGCTTCCAAACGGTGCTATACGGAGGGGATGTGATTGCGGCTGCAATGGCTGCTGATGGTGTGCTGGCTAAATCGGTCGAGACGCCAAAATCAGGTGCCCAAATTGCCGCTATTTATGAACAGTCTGGGTATGTTCGAGGTACCCGCCATGAGCTCATGAGTTTGGCGCTCCTTGAGCATGCACAGAGCTTTGAAACTCGTCCAGATGCAGACCTAGTTAAACACCTTGTAGCTACACACCATGGGTATTGTCGATCGATTCCACCACGGCAGGACGACCCAAAGCCGGTTGACGTGCATGTCTCGCGTGAAGGCTATGACATGGAGGCATCGAGTGCGCATGGATTAGACGCGGTGAGTTCAGGGGTAACTGATCGTTTCTGGGCAATGACGGAACGGTTTGGATGGTATGGGCTTGCTTGGTTAGAGGCAGTGCTTCGCCTGGCTGACCACCATGAAAGTGCCCGCCAATCGGCAGTCCGATCTGGAACTAAAAGAAGGTGA
- the cas2 gene encoding CRISPR-associated endonuclease Cas2, which produces MMKRRRYLVCYDISDPDRLARMGRRIIAYGYRMQYSVYICDLDLMERVQLISMVRDTINQNEDSVAVIDLGDVSRTPERRIEWVGRAYPPPDVGATIW; this is translated from the coding sequence ATGATGAAACGACGTCGATATCTCGTTTGTTATGACATTTCGGACCCTGATCGCTTGGCTCGTATGGGAAGAAGGATTATTGCTTATGGGTATCGAATGCAGTATTCCGTTTATATATGCGACTTAGATTTAATGGAACGTGTGCAGCTAATTTCTATGGTCAGAGACACGATTAACCAAAACGAAGACAGTGTTGCAGTTATTGACCTTGGAGATGTTTCCAGGACTCCTGAACGTCGTATTGAATGGGTAGGACGGGCGTATCCGCCGCCTGATGTTGGTGCCACTATCTGGTAG